The sequence below is a genomic window from Vespula pensylvanica isolate Volc-1 chromosome 1, ASM1446617v1, whole genome shotgun sequence.
ctctctctctctctctctctctctttttctctgtcactcttacttcataattaattttacccGCTATAAAGATCTGATAAATTTCCTTTCAATTCTCAaaattttttgcaaaaaaagaaaaagagaaaaaagaaacgaaaaaagaggaacttaaaaaaagaaaattaaaaagaaataaaaaaatctttcttcaatgataaaatcgtttctcttAACACGCTTGGTAAAAACTTTCATCTAATCTTTCTATCGGGTTTACTAATCTCAAATCGATAATGCTTTTTGTATGAAgacaaacaaagagagagagagagagagagagagagagagagagagagagagagagagagagagagagagagagaggcaaaggaagaaagaaaggaaaagaaagagaggtatAGACGTTGAAccgtatatacaaaattatcgaTTCTAAATGAATTGTTAAacttaaattttcaattttactttCGTCTAACTCATCGGTAcgatttacgattaaaaagaaaaagaaagaaaaaagaagatgaagaataacaaaaatagatTAATCAAATCGATCCACGTCATGTATGATTTTTACCCTATTCTCTATctgtatttctatctctatcactatctctctatctttttgtctttcacATCCTAAGCTCCATTATAcgctaaagagagaaagagaaaaaaggagggagcaaacgaacaagagagaaagagagagagagagagagagagagagagagagagagagagagagaagatcgcgAAGCGCGTGTGTCAGAGCGGCGGTCACCCATAGGCCGACTTCGAGAAGAGGGTGGCTGTTACGAGTGGGTTGCGTCCAAGGTTGTCAGGGCTACGACTCTCGAAACACACTAACCGACCGCCATCTTTGCTTCTCTCGCCCGTCTGCGTGGGTGTATCCGAGagcttcgagagaaagagaaagagaaagaaagaaaaagagaaagagaaagagaaagagaaagatagagaaagaggggagtaGAAGGTACACGTAAAGGAGGGAGtatctcgctctctttttctctcactcatcaaaagagagaaaaagaaagagagagagagagagagagagagagagagaggctgtgccccgagaaagagaaaagctatacatgcacgtatatacacgtacatacgtgtaagtactgtgttgtgtgtgtatgtgtgtgtgagcaCGTCACTGGCGGATATCGCGAGGAGggggagatagaaagagataaaacgagagcgagcgagcgagcaagacACAGACAGATATAGAAgtgaggtagagagagaaagagagtgagtgagtgagtgagtgagtgagtgagagagagagagaaagagagagagagagtgagagagagggtggataaaggaagggaagagaaggagataaaagtttcgagagagaaagagagagagagagagagaaagagagatgagaatCGACCAATCGGAGACGAGTCGAGAACACCGCCCCGATCTCTCCCCACTTAGTCGACTCGGCGCAGCATCCTTGCGATTCGTGTAGGAGGCACGGAGGCTAACGGAAGTGCGCATGTACGCCCTCTCGCCGGACGGACTCTGACACtgctccctttttttccttcaaggCTCCTAGCCCCGAGGTCTTCGAGGGTGCATTGCAGATATAGGCGTGGCGTCTCGcctctctcatttcttctattctattctactCTATTCCATTctattccattttattttattttattttattccatatCTTTGTCGATCtattctgttctgttctgttctgttctgttctgttctgttctgttctgttctgttttgttctattctattttattttattttattttattttattttgttttatactaTTTCTCTTATCGTACCATAAAGGTATATAATCCTTTCAATTATTAAGCGagattattcatatttaatttttttcacttcttatgtttatatttcttgtttctttttttcttttgttcctcGATAAGAAAGATCGGTAAGAGTTAGAAGGAAAAGATTTGTCTCTCAAGAGTTTCGTTCAGCGTTCGATATTCGTCAAAATATTCAAGGATATCTATATTAGCATGTGCATACGGATAAAGTGTAAATTGTTTGAACGGTTTTAATGTGATTCTTCggtttccttttattttttacttttctcttttcttttcttttcttttcttttcttttctcgcgaGGACGAGATCGGTGAAAGGGTAGGGAAGAGGgtagggaagaaagaaacgtttcttttctttaattcttttcttcatcaaGGTACCTATGTTTATAATCAAGGTACGTATATTTGCATGTGTGTGCATAGATACacgtttagaaaaattcatttatctctttctctttttctatttatttatatatataccaatatataggtagattatatagaaatgtaaaacgtttgaattattttacgtaTCTTGTATTCTCGCGAGTTTGTTGAGTAATTCggtaaatatcgattatatggAATAATCGATTTCCGAAAGAAATACTCTTCAGCGAGGAAAAATTCctaaagaaaattgatcgtAACGAGGAGAGAAATTCGGTGTTCCACTAAAGGCAAACCTTTCGAAATCCACGTCGCTCGGCATGCTTTCCATTTCTAACGATCACCCGAGGAGACCGGAGACCAATCGTTACGACGTTCCGTGAACCACGAAATgcgatttctatttttccatcGGGTTCTACCCGAAGTCTAGTCGGTATCGATCGTGTTTTCTCATTGGATCACGATTTCTCGGATTATTGCGCGAACTCTACCGATTTACGTATGCTTCCGTtcgaaaatttgtttcatCCGAGACATGAATCAAATATTcgcctttatttatttatttatttacttttttgcCCAAagaaatatgcatatatatatatatttctttttacatatatcgaattaaataaaaatcccctttttaaatgataaacaATTAATTGACTCGTAAAGTATCCttatcaaacatttttatacataaatatgaaaaaatatgaggtatgagaaaaaaaaataataataataacaaaaaaaaaaagaaaaaaatgtgatcatttctataaaacaaattgaaatcCTCTCTAGACAATAGCTCtgtactattatatataaatttgtcgaATACTTATCGGTTTGTAAAGTATTTAAATGCCTTTTTAGAATTAAAGACGTGACTCTCGATAATGGTATTTAAACCTCCCCACCAGTTTCGATTCGATAGTCAAAGATCGGCCGATCCAAAGCTGCCGGGTATCGAGCATTTCAAGCACGAGCGCAGACCGCAGGTTAAATCGAACGTTAAAAGGCAGCAAAACTCGTTTCTCCGTTCCGATCGCGCGTGATTTACGTGCGTGAATGAAGTCACCTGTCGGCAGCAGGCGCATCGAGTCTCGCAGGTATTATGGTGAGCAGGTTTCTGTGTTAGGCGCCATGAAGAAACAGGTTCCTTTCggttacacacatatatacgtatacacaaacacaccaACGTATAGAACCACGAGTAATGCGATATCCAAGTGCAAACAATAATGGTTAGTCGCGtggttatttaaaaaaaaaaaaaaaaaagaaaaagacgaataaataaacgaaaggaagGGAATTCAATCTAtatcagttttatttttttttttacttttttctacgtttattgttttctctctctctttttctttttttttttttttttttaacgcgttACCCTAATCTCATCTTTCaaatctctttcgttcttgcGACTCTCGCGCAAAAATTGTTTTCCCGATCACCTTACTCGTCGTTGACCTAATCGACAGCTTCCTCCGCGTGATGATTTGTTATCGCATGATGGCTTTCGCCGAAAAATCGACGCGTAGATTTATCGACTTTATCTTTCGCGTATATTACGAATATCCATTTGGCTTGACACACTTACCGTCGTCAagtagtaggtaggtaggtatatcCGATAAAActtgatcgattttttttttcttttctttctttctttttcctttctcttttcgctgATTCGCACAATTAATCgacctttcctttctttgtttcttctcttttgtctcCCTCTTTACAGACTTACTACTCGCTTTGCTCGAACTTCcaagtgaaagagaagaaataaataaaaataaaaaaaaagaaagaaagaaatactaaattaaaatttctattacgTAGAAACACAGATCGATCGTTTGTatcaacgaaagaaataaaaagaaaaaaaaaaaaagggttaATGACGTAAAGTCGAAGAGAAAGCTTTcctaaacaaataaaaaaataaaaagaaacaggacgtgtaaaaatttcgataagaCGTCTTTCCCGAGACAGACACATCCTCCTCTTAGATGTGGAAagacgtaaaaaaagagagaaaaaaaaacgaaaaagaagaaacaaaaaataataaaaaaaaaaagaaaaaaaaaacaaaaataccgCGAAGTTGCGGTTGTAACGCGGTGCGAGAACTCTGATAAACGTTTCGATCTTGCTTTTCGAGCTCCAGCTGTGGTTtcctatgtacatatatcagCTTCCGGACCGCGTCGGATTGATGTCCTGTTGGTGACACACTTTTTAAGACTCTTAGCTcgacaagaaaagaagcatCGACGGTAGATCCggtgcttttttctttctttcttttacttttttctttcctttctctctttctttctttattttattttattttttttttgtttcgttggTGTCTCCCTTTTATCGCTCGAGAACTCGAACCCGATCGAGTAACGTTATCATTGAGAATGTTCATTGAGTTATCTCTATCGGTCTCTTAACGTCGCATAAGTAACAAACTTTTTCTCGGGTAAACACGTCTTGAATATTCTCCCCCCTTTCCCCACCTTCCTCCCTCAAACGAGTTCAACTTCTCAAAGAATTGATTTTGatcgacgaatcgatcgatcgatcaattcgacgatatttcgtttccttcgtttttttaaGGCTATTGtacgtagagaaaaagaaatacagaaatCGATCCGATCCAATCCGATCTGATtggattcgatcgatcgaaggaaaTACAAGATGTTATTGAAATTTCGTTGAGAGATATTGAAGATAGTTTATTGTTTATGTGGAACTTTAAGAACACGGAAAAACGGAACACGTGTCATCCGTTTTCCGTCGTTCTACAAAAatcaaacataaaaatatacgtaacGTCGTCCACGTATGTATCTTCTAAGTGTCGTTTTTGATTCTTTCCTCATCTTATATTTACCAAATAAAACGTTGCGCGAGGATCTGCGGTTCGGGTTGCCACATCCTCGTCGACTgctattcgattcgattttgaaTCATGCacttaaaaggaaataagagataaaatgTTGTTCCACGAaagaagttttatatatatatatatatatttgttaattaagatttgaaaatattaattattgattttttgattttgattttttttgcTCGTTTGTTTTATAGTGACCATAAAGAACGAACCGGAACAGGAACAAGAACaggaacaagaacaagaacaagaacagaCTGAGACACAGGTGGATACAGCAGCATCTCCGTCGTCCAGTGTAAATgttcatttgatttatttctctcttcttttttttttttttcttttatcgtaacAAGAAGCTTTaacaatttaacaaaaaagtaattaaaaaaaaagtaacgctGTGCCGACaaaacgttcgaaaaattttcattcggtaacaacaataataaatcgtgaatatttttttttcttaaaatatcttacaacattacaaatgaatttcttaattacaaacatctaaataaatattacgaatatatatatatatatatatatatatatatatatatatatatgtatgtatatatatatgtagatatatatgtagatatgtagatatatacaaagtaTGAACGTTTTTATTACAGGTAGATTTACCCGAAAGCGCGCATCCTTGTCCAGCTTGTCCGACCATACTTTTGACAACTCACGATTTAACGAATCATCTACGAGAACATAATTCACCTAGGAGCACGGAATACGGCGGTGAGGAAGACTACTGCTGTGCTATATGTCAAAAAGTATTGAGTTCGGCAAGTTCCTTGGATCGCCATGTTCTTGTACATTCGCGCGAACGACCTTTCAAGTGCAAATATTGTGATATAGCTTTCACAACGAATGGTAATATGAACAGACATGTTAAAAGTGCTCACCGCGGTGAAAGATCACCACCACAGAGTTATACCGAATCGGAAAGTACTAGTAACGACTCCGAAAACTCATCTAGAAGACAACACATAGAAGAACACAACAACAACGAGATATCGAAACAAACTTCGCCAAATTTTATGATCAGAGAAAGATTAGCGAAGAATTTAACAGCCAAACGAAAGTCGCCATCTTTTACCAGAGAAGATGAAAGCCCACGTAAACACAAGATATTGTTGAACAATTCGAGGACCGAGATCAAACGTACCCCTGTACAAACACAAAATTCTTTCAACTGTCCGGTTTGTAATCGGCAAGATTTTGCTACGAGCGGCCTCTTGGAAACGCATTTGGAACAAAATCATCCAGAATTCACGGCAAGGTGCGAACCCTGTAatctatcttttaaaaatcatcGGGTTTTGAATCTACACCGTTATATGATACACTTTTCTGACTATCCCGTTGGTATCCCTACGAGAAATTTACGTAATTCCGTAGTAGGATTCGACGATTTAACTTTTGTTGACTTTACCTCGGCTAAATTCCCAACTATTGCTAGGGTGATGTGCGAGCAAGCGATGCATCGGCCAGCATCCGGAGAAGGTACCAACTTTCAATGCGCCAAGTGTTCAAGGGCATTTCCTTGTTTCAAGTCTATGAAAGAACACCAAAATGAATGTGGTAAGTGTAGGTCAAGTTTGCAATGTAGACCGATAGACGTTGGGGAATCACAGAGAGACGATTTTTTTGCGGGCCTCGAATTACACAATAAAGCTGCTTTGACAGAGGCTAAAGACGGAAAGGATTTAGCGGATATAGAAAGCATTTTGTCCGTTACGTCGGGCCCGATTTTACAAAACTTTCCCCGCTCGGATGCTAGTACACCCgagaataatatgaaatttaattcgaGCGTTGGTTCTTCTGGTTCATCAGGAACGATGTCATCGGAATATCACGAGGAAGAAGCTCAGGATTTATTCGCTGCCGAATTCAGGAAGATGAAGTTGAAAGGAGAATTCCCCTGCCGATTATGCACAGCTATATTCCCTAATTTGAGAGCATTGAAGGGACATAATCGTGCTCACATGGGTGTTGCGCCAGGAGTACCCTATCCTTGCAACATGTGTCCTTATACGAGTACGGACAAGGCCACTCTTGTAAGGCATCTCAGATCTCACAACGGCGATCGGCCGTACGAGTGTTCGCTTTGCAATTACGCTTTTACTACAAAAGCAAACTGCGAGAGGCACGTTAGAAATCGTCATGGTAAATTAACCAGGGAAGACATCAAGAGTGTTCTTATATATCACCCGAACGAGGATTCGACGAATGAGAACATCGGTAGAAGTTCGCCAAGAGTGACAAAGGACGAACCAAGAAAAAGTTTGATATATCCGAACGACCGTGAGGACTCTcatcagcaacagcaacgTTATCTCTCGATGCCGGTGGACTCGAAAAGTGATATTAGAGTGATAGACGAGGCAAAACTACCTAGCCCAGGATTGGCCTCGTCCCTTCGTAGTATTATCGTGAATCATTGCGAAACCAGCGATACTTACTCGAGATCGAACATACCATCGTCCGGGCTTATTCCGAGGAATATAGAAGAGGCCACTACATCTCAAGATCAAAGTGGAAGGGCTGAGGATGATCTTGAATCAAGGTCATCTAACGAAAGCGTGTCTCTAGTCAATGATACCGAATCAGATATGCACCAAAGAATTCAAGCTAGTCCGATTAACTTGAAGAAAACGTCTAACGTACCTAACGCCGGAAATTCGAACCAGGATGGCCCCTTGGACCTCAGCATGGACGTTCTAGATTTGAGTAAAAAGGCCAAGGAGAGAAACGGTGCTGGCTCTTCTAGATCGAACGAACATTATCCCGGCAATGACCGAAGAGAATTTTACGATTCAACCAGCCAATTGTTCCTCACACAGGCTCTTTTACAAGCGAGCCAAGGAACTTCGCCGGGAACTTCGCCTGGAACTTCGCAAGGAACCTCGCAGGCAACCTCCCTGCAGAATTTCTACGCTAATGCCCAATTGATCTACCGTAATTTAGGATCACTTTCGGCAGGAGTAAATGCTGGAATTCTATCTCCTTATATGTTCAACCCGCACCTGTTCGGACAAGATCTTAACATCAGAGATAGAATTCAAAAGGAGTTCGCTCGGGGCCTACAATTGACCAGCGGTGGTACGTTGGTCGATCCATCTCACGGAAATACAAGTTTCGCCAGTTTTCCGCAATCTAACGAGGGCTCGTCTCAATCCGTAAACGAGCAAAACGATTATACGAAATTGCTGGCTTCTAAAATGACCAATAAGAATTTATCGCCACGCGAAAAGCCAGACAATTCGCCTTCCTCGAATTCCGTTAAAATGGTCATAAAAAATGGTGTTCTAATGccaaaacaaaaacaacgaAGATATCGTACGGAAAGACCGTTCTCTTGCGGACATTGCTCGGCCAAGTTCACCCTGCGTAGCAACATGGAGAGACATATAAAACAGCAACATCCTGAATTTTGGAGTCAACGACCTCGAGGTGGTCATTCAACGAGAGGCAGACCACCGGCGAACCATCcgactttaattaaaaattctggACAGTCAAATTCGCAGCCTTCGCAGTCCTACTCCAGCATTCTACCCAAAACCGAGTCGTCATCGGCGATAGAATCTGGCAGACATTCGATTTCCGACCAAGTTAAATACGCGATATTGGCACAACAATTGAAGGCCAACAAAATGGACGACAACGACACCGACGAAGAACTCATCATCGACGAGGATCCTACCGATAAAGAGATGCAAGAATCTCAAGAACAAGGAGAACGTTCTACGAGTTTGTTGAGAGGACAATTGGAAGGAAACGAGTCCAACAGAGACGTTTTGACGGTTAAGAACGAAATCTCAGAAAGAGACTCGACCGACGTATTTCACAACGAACAGGCCGAGGAACGTAACGATACCAATGAGAACGGCCGGACTTCTAGAAACGAACATATCCCTGAAGTTAAAACTGAAGATCCATCCGGAGATAATAATTCAAGACACACCTTCAAAATGGATATCTGTAACGATACCGTTCAAGATAAACAGGAAGATAATAACGCTGATCTCGCTAGCGTTTCGGAATTATTGGACAATGCTTCTCATCAATATCAACACTTTCAACCTCAATATCTGAGCGACGAGGAAGGTTTGGTCGCATCGACGAGCGACTTCAACAATTCTGGAAGCGAGGACAAATCTGACTCGGTCAATTCCGGTAATTCGAATAACGCctcgtcgaaaaagaaaaagaagaaaaaaaagaagaagaaatctgCTTACTCGATGGCACCTAACAGAGTGATATGTCCCTATTGCGAACGGCCATTTCCATGGACTTCGTCCCTTAGACGACATATTCTTACGCACACGGGTCAAAAGCCCTATCAATGTATATACTGTTCACTTTTGTTCACGACCAAATCGAATTGCGATCGGCACCTTTTGAGAAAGCACAAAACAAATCCGAACAAAATACGACGCGTTAGAAATTCATCTTCGCCGGATAGTCAGGTTGTCAATACGAACAATACGTTCTCGATGAGAAACGTACCGGAGAGGCCGTACAAATGTAATCAGTGTCCGAGTTCGACCTTTTCGACGTTAGgtaatttaaagaaacatcGTTCGACCAAACACTCGCGCAAAAACAAATCGAGATCCGTATCGCCCTCGAGCGAACCACAAAACAGTCCTTTACAACCGTCGAAACAAAACGATCCTAGCGATTACGAGAGCCAATCGTCTAGCATTTCTGAAAATGTTTCTGAACAACAACAAGTGTCGCCGGTTGAaacacaaaaacaaaattcgaATACATCACCGACTAACAACGAATTATCAAGATCACGAAGAACTTCACCTAGATCCTCGCCCGGTCCTAACGACGTTCCATTCAAATGTCATCTATGTGACTGCGGATTCGCCGATCGTCATGATTGTTTGGAACATATCAAAACGAATCATAAAAAATCGTACGAGATGTTAGTTGCTAAGGGTGCTATGGATATGGATATCGACGGTTTGGAAGATCaaccagcaccaccaccaccgccaccgccgcaGCAACATCTTAGCGatggagaggaaagaaaaggccGATTCCCAGATTACAGTAATAGAAAAGTaagtaacatacatacatacatatatataacatatattatagtaagttatatatatatatataatatatataatattatattatatattatatattatatactatatatattatatatacatatgtctgTACATTAATATAGCCTATTCTAAAGACGCGACAAAAATCTTCTATCCCATATCtaaaggattaaaaattcGTGATAATATTCTAAcaaagttatattaaattattattataaattttcaacagGTGGTCTGTGCCTTTTGCATAAGAAGATTCTGGTCGGCCGAGGATCTACGTCGTCACATGAGAACTCACACGGGTGAAAGACCATTCTCCTGTGACATATGCTTTCGACGATTCACTTTGAAACACAGCATGCTACGTCATCGTAAAAAGCACGAATCGGTTGACTCTACCATGTACGTTGGTACCAGCGGCGACGAAGAAAATTCACCGACTCAGCCACCAACGATAACACCGCGTACCCAACAACAACCACCCGTTTTAATGGCAACAAATATCAACAATTCGAGGATCCAAGATAGAATTACGTCGTCGGTAGCAACCGGCGATGCTCCTGGTGGTTTCATGAGATTTAATACCTTCGAAAAATTAACTACATTTACCGGCAAATTGACCACCAATACACAGCATAATGTCAATTCAGAATTATCCGAAAATACCGACAACGATTTGATCTCTAATCTTTTGGGCATACGCGATAAAAGTTTCATCGATAAGGTTCTCCAAGCATCACCGGACGATGCCGCTAAATTATTAGGCGTACAACGTAGTCACGAGTGAATAGAAAAACTTTTAACATATAATACGTCGaaggtaaaaagaattttaaaatggaaatcttattttctcgatacgtttaaataatattttttctttgtctatgtcaattt
It includes:
- the LOC122638201 gene encoding ras-responsive element-binding protein 1-like isoform X4; amino-acid sequence: MKSPVGSRRIESRRYYVTIKNEPEQEQEQEQEQEQEQTETQVDTAASPSSSVDLPESAHPCPACPTILLTTHDLTNHLREHNSPRSTEYGGEEDYCCAICQKVLSSASSLDRHVLVHSRERPFKCKYCDIAFTTNGNMNRHVKSAHRGERSPPQSYTESESTSNDSENSSRRQHIEEHNNNEISKQTSPNFMIRERLAKNLTAKRKSPSFTREDESPRKHKILLNNSRTEIKRTPVQTQNSFNCPVCNRQDFATSGLLETHLEQNHPEFTARCEPCNLSFKNHRVLNLHRYMIHFSDYPVGIPTRNLRNSVVGFDDLTFVDFTSAKFPTIARVMCEQAMHRPASGEGTNFQCAKCSRAFPCFKSMKEHQNECGTMSSEYHEEEAQDLFAAEFRKMKLKGEFPCRLCTAIFPNLRALKGHNRAHMGVAPGVPYPCNMCPYTSTDKATLVRHLRSHNGDRPYECSLCNYAFTTKANCERHVRNRHGKLTREDIKSVLIYHPNEDSTNENIGRSSPRVTKDEPRKSLIYPNDREDSHQQQQRYLSMPVDSKSDIRVIDEAKLPSPGLASSLRSIIVNHCETSDTYSRSNIPSSGLIPRNIEEATTSQDQSGRAEDDLESRSSNESVSLVNDTESDMHQRIQASPINLKKTSNVPNAGNSNQDGPLDLSMDVLDLSKKAKERNGAGSSRSNEHYPGNDRREFYDSTSQLFLTQALLQASQGTSPGTSPGTSQGTSQATSLQNFYANAQLIYRNLGSLSAGVNAGILSPYMFNPHLFGQDLNIRDRIQKEFARGLQLTSGGTLVDPSHGNTSFASFPQSNEGSSQSVNEQNDYTKLLASKMTNKNLSPREKPDNSPSSNSVKMVIKNGVLMPKQKQRRYRTERPFSCGHCSAKFTLRSNMERHIKQQHPEFWSQRPRGGHSTRGRPPANHPTLIKNSGQSNSQPSQSYSSILPKTESSSAIESGRHSISDQVKYAILAQQLKANKMDDNDTDEELIIDEDPTDKEMQESQEQGERSTSLLRGQLEGNESNRDVLTVKNEISERDSTDVFHNEQAEERNDTNENGRTSRNEHIPEVKTEDPSGDNNSRHTFKMDICNDTVQDKQEDNNADLASVSELLDNASHQYQHFQPQYLSDEEGLVASTSDFNNSGSEDKSDSVNSGNSNNASSKKKKKKKKKKKSAYSMAPNRVICPYCERPFPWTSSLRRHILTHTGQKPYQCIYCSLLFTTKSNCDRHLLRKHKTNPNKIRRVRNSSSPDSQVVNTNNTFSMRNVPERPYKCNQCPSSTFSTLGNLKKHRSTKHSRKNKSRSVSPSSEPQNSPLQPSKQNDPSDYESQSSSISENVSEQQQVSPVETQKQNSNTSPTNNELSRSRRTSPRSSPGPNDVPFKCHLCDCGFADRHDCLEHIKTNHKKSYEMLVAKGAMDMDIDGLEDQPAPPPPPPPQQHLSDGEERKGRFPDYSNRKVVCAFCIRRFWSAEDLRRHMRTHTGERPFSCDICFRRFTLKHSMLRHRKKHESVDSTMYVGTSGDEENSPTQPPTITPRTQQQPPVLMATNINNSRIQDRITSSVATGDAPGGFMRFNTFEKLTTFTGKLTTNTQHNVNSELSENTDNDLISNLLGIRDKSFIDKVLQASPDDAAKLLGVQRSHE
- the LOC122638201 gene encoding ras-responsive element-binding protein 1-like isoform X2, which produces MDYSKKVTIKNEPEQEQEQEQEQEQEQTETQVDTAASPSSSVDLPESAHPCPACPTILLTTHDLTNHLREHNSPRSTEYGGEEDYCCAICQKVLSSASSLDRHVLVHSRERPFKCKYCDIAFTTNGNMNRHVKSAHRGERSPPQSYTESESTSNDSENSSRRQHIEEHNNNEISKQTSPNFMIRERLAKNLTAKRKSPSFTREDESPRKHKILLNNSRTEIKRTPVQTQNSFNCPVCNRQDFATSGLLETHLEQNHPEFTARCEPCNLSFKNHRVLNLHRYMIHFSDYPVGIPTRNLRNSVVGFDDLTFVDFTSAKFPTIARVMCEQAMHRPASGEGTNFQCAKCSRAFPCFKSMKEHQNECGKCRSSLQCRPIDVGESQRDDFFAGLELHNKAALTEAKDGKDLADIESILSVTSGPILQNFPRSDASTPENNMKFNSSVGSSGSSGTMSSEYHEEEAQDLFAAEFRKMKLKGEFPCRLCTAIFPNLRALKGHNRAHMGVAPGVPYPCNMCPYTSTDKATLVRHLRSHNGDRPYECSLCNYAFTTKANCERHVRNRHGKLTREDIKSVLIYHPNEDSTNENIGRSSPRVTKDEPRKSLIYPNDREDSHQQQQRYLSMPVDSKSDIRVIDEAKLPSPGLASSLRSIIVNHCETSDTYSRSNIPSSGLIPRNIEEATTSQDQSGRAEDDLESRSSNESVSLVNDTESDMHQRIQASPINLKKTSNVPNAGNSNQDGPLDLSMDVLDLSKKAKERNGAGSSRSNEHYPGNDRREFYDSTSQLFLTQALLQASQGTSPGTSPGTSQGTSQATSLQNFYANAQLIYRNLGSLSAGVNAGILSPYMFNPHLFGQDLNIRDRIQKEFARGLQLTSGGTLVDPSHGNTSFASFPQSNEGSSQSVNEQNDYTKLLASKMTNKNLSPREKPDNSPSSNSVKMVIKNGVLMPKQKQRRYRTERPFSCGHCSAKFTLRSNMERHIKQQHPEFWSQRPRGGHSTRGRPPANHPTLIKNSGQSNSQPSQSYSSILPKTESSSAIESGRHSISDQVKYAILAQQLKANKMDDNDTDEELIIDEDPTDKEMQESQEQGERSTSLLRGQLEGNESNRDVLTVKNEISERDSTDVFHNEQAEERNDTNENGRTSRNEHIPEVKTEDPSGDNNSRHTFKMDICNDTVQDKQEDNNADLASVSELLDNASHQYQHFQPQYLSDEEGLVASTSDFNNSGSEDKSDSVNSGNSNNASSKKKKKKKKKKKSAYSMAPNRVICPYCERPFPWTSSLRRHILTHTGQKPYQCIYCSLLFTTKSNCDRHLLRKHKTNPNKIRRVRNSSSPDSQVVNTNNTFSMRNVPERPYKCNQCPSSTFSTLGNLKKHRSTKHSRKNKSRSVSPSSEPQNSPLQPSKQNDPSDYESQSSSISENVSEQQQVSPVETQKQNSNTSPTNNELSRSRRTSPRSSPGPNDVPFKCHLCDCGFADRHDCLEHIKTNHKKSYEMLVAKGAMDMDIDGLEDQPAPPPPPPPQQHLSDGEERKGRFPDYSNRKVVCAFCIRRFWSAEDLRRHMRTHTGERPFSCDICFRRFTLKHSMLRHRKKHESVDSTMYVGTSGDEENSPTQPPTITPRTQQQPPVLMATNINNSRIQDRITSSVATGDAPGGFMRFNTFEKLTTFTGKLTTNTQHNVNSELSENTDNDLISNLLGIRDKSFIDKVLQASPDDAAKLLGVQRSHE